The proteins below are encoded in one region of Brassica napus cultivar Da-Ae chromosome A6, Da-Ae, whole genome shotgun sequence:
- the LOC125609973 gene encoding uncharacterized mitochondrial protein AtMg00810-like: MHQPPGMIDKTQPYHVCKLEKALYGLKQAPRAWNARFSEFVTKLGFNKSNSDHSLFVYNKGHDQAFILLYVDDILLTASTPALRHTVTNLLKAEFEMSDDRPLSYFLGIKIEKNSKGMLLSQSAYAKDILARMSMHNCNPVTTPVDLKSKLSQDDGDPIHNPTEYRSIAGALQYLTLTRPDIQYAVHQLCLYMHDPRLPHLNALKRVLRYLKGTLDQGLQLFKSTSTQLTAYTDADWTGCPDTRRSTSGYFIFLGDNLLSWSSKRQPTVSRSSAEAEYKGVANVVAETCYIRNLLLELGCPLTTATLVYCDNISAIYLSNNPVKHQRTKHVEIDIHFVREKVAMGQVRVLHVPSSSQFADIFAKGLPSSLFNDFKHCLSVWSPNDSTEGG, encoded by the coding sequence ATGCATCAACCACCGGGAATGATCGACAAGACTCAACCTTATCACGTATGTAAACTCGAAAAAGCTCTTTACGGCTTGAAACAAGCACCTCGTGCCTGGAATGCTCGATTCTCTGAGTTTGTGACAAAGCTTGGCTTCAACAAAAGCAACAGCGACCACTCACTCTTCGTTTACAACAAAGGACACGATCAAGCATTCATCCTCCTCTACGTCGATGATATCCTTCTCACGGCATCAACACCAGCGCTTAGACACACCGTCACAAATCTGCTCAAAGCTGAATTTGAAATGTCAGACGACAGACCCCTCTCCTACTTTCTTGGAATCAAAATTGAGAAGAACTCCAAAGGTATGTTGTTGAGTCAATCCGCATATGCCAAAGATATTCTTGCTCGTATGTCGATGCATAATTGCAATCCAGTAACAACACCGGTGGACCTCAAATCAAAGTTATCACAAGACGATGGCGATCCCATTCATAATCCCACTGAATACAGAAGCATTGCTGGTGCGTTGCAGTATCTTACACTTACTCGTCCGGACATACAATACGCGGTTCACCAGCTGTGCCTTTACATGCATGACCCAAGACTCCCTCACTTGAATGCTCTTAAGCGCGTCCTGCGATACCTCAAAGGCACTCTCGACCAAGGTCTTCAGTTATTCAAGTCCACGTCTACGCAACTGACTGCCTATACCGACGCAGATTGGACTGGCTGTCCGGATACTCGCCGCTCTACCTCTGGATATTTCATCTTCTTGGGAGACAACCTCTTGTCATGGTCCTCCAAACGACAACCCACGGTATCTCGCTCTAGTGCTGAGGCTGAATACAAAGGCGTAGCAAATGTGGTTGCGGAGACTTGCTACATACGCAATCTCTTACTCGAGCTAGGATGCCCCCTGACCACGGCTACACTTGTGTACTGCGATAACATCAGCGCGATCTATCTCTCCAACAACCCTGTCAAACATCAAAGAACAAAGCATGTAGAGATAGATATACACTTTGTGCGTGAAAAGGTGGCTATGGGACAAGTACGAGTACTACATGTACCATCTTCTTCTCAATTTGCGGACATATTCGCTAAAGGACTCCCATCCTCACTGTTCAACGACTTCAAGCACTGTCTCTCCGTCTGGTCACCCAACGATTCGACTGAGGGGGGGTGA
- the LOC106347839 gene encoding calmodulin-binding protein 60 A has translation MSHKREFEAGKARVEGGSTPEDKRRRFKSVVQEVMRLQTVKHFLEPVLEPLIRKVVKEEVELALAKHLTGIKWICEKDIHPLESRNLQLKFLNNLSLPVFTSARIEGDEGQAVRIGLVDSSTGQIVSSGPASSAKLEICVVEGDFESHSGWTAEDFRNNIVKEREGKKPLLSGNVFVVLSDGIGVMDEVSLTDNSSWTRSRKFRLGVRMVDQFEFVKVREAITESFVVRDHRGELYRKHHPPSLFDEVWRLEKIGKDGAFHKRLNYSNINTVKDFLTHFHLNSPKLRQILGTGMSSKMWEITLDHARSCVLDNSVHVYQPHGFHKETAVVFNVVAQVLGLLVDFHYVPAEKLSETEKAQAEEMVIAALSHINEVISYDDVSSMMRNFLNVPSSQTSVGIDYSGLSLTSMDGYGFVPNLHNTAEGSGHVDMEVTPQGLYDDFNLWNCSQILGLEEPQSDLQSALDGFIMSEKNVVVGKAHSRRWTKLFSVSKWLSVFKNVTVRKNLK, from the exons ATGTCGCACAAGAGGGAGTTTGAAGCTGGGAAAGCTCGGGTTGAAGGTGGCTCAACCCCGGAGGATAAGCGTAGACGATTCAAAAG TGTGGTTCAGGAGGTAATGAGATTGCAAACTGTCAAACATTTTCTCGAACCCGTTCTGGAGCCCTTAATCCGTAAAGTG GTAAAAGAAGAAGTTGAATTGGCTCTTGCAAAGCATCTAACAGGCATCAAATG GATTTGTGAGAAAGATATTCATCCTTTGGAATCAAGGAACCTACAGCTGAAGTTCTTGAACAATCTATCGCTTCCTGTTTTTACTTCAGCTCGGATAGAAGGAGATGAAGGTCAAGCTGTAAGAATTGGATTAGTAGATTCTTCAACTGGTCAAATCGTCTCCTCAGGTCCAGCATCATCTGCAAAGCTCGAGATTTGTGTTGTTGAGGGTGATTTTGAGAGTCATAGCGGTTGGACAGCTGAGGATTTCAGGAACAACATTgtaaaagagagagaaggaaagaAGCCTCTGCTCAGTGGAAATGTTTTTGTGGTTCTTAGTGATGGTATCGGCGTTATGGATGAAGTTTCACTTACCGATAACTCTAGCTGGACTAGGAGCAGGAAGTTCAGACTAGGGGTGCGAATGGTGGATCAATTTGAGTTTGTCAAGGTTAGGGAGGCAATCACTGAGTCCTTTGTTGTAAGGGATCACCGAGGAGAAT TGTATAGAAAGCATCATCCTCCTTCTCTGTTTGATGAAGTATGGAGATTGGAAAAGATAGGGAAAGATGGAGCATTTCACAAACGACTCAACTATTCAAATATAAACACTGTGAAGGATTTTCTAACACATTTCCATCTAAACTCTCCAAAACTCCGGCAA ATTCTTGGTACTGGTATGTCTTCAAAGATGTGGGAAATTACTTTGGACCATGCTCGATCCTGTGTTCTTGATAATAGCGTCCATGTGTACCAGCCTCATGGATTTCACAAGGAAACTGCTGTTGTCTTCAATGTCGTAGCTCAAGTTCTTGGACTGCTCGTGGATTTTCATTATGTTCCTGCTGAGAAGTTATCCGAGACTGAAAAG GCTCAAGCTGAGGAGATGGTTATTGCTGCATTGAGTCATATAAATGAAGTAATCTCGTATGACGATGTGTCTTCCATGATGAGGAACTTTCTCAATGTCCCGTCTTCTCAAACCAGTGTTGGGATTGATTACTCCGGTTTGAGTCTAACCAGCATGGACGGTTATGGTTTTGTGCCAAACCTTCACAACACAGCAGAAGGTAGTGGCCATGTAGACATGGAAGTTACTCCACAAGGTTTATACGACGACTTCAACCTCTGGAACTGCTCTCAGATTCTTGGCTTGGAAGAACCTCAATCCGATTTGCAGAGTGCGCTTGACGGGTTCATCATGTCAGAGAAGAATGTTGTGGTCGGCAAGGCACATAGCAGAAGGTGGACAAAGCTTTTCAGTGTCTCGAAGTGGCTGTCTGTATTCAAGAATGTTACAGTTAGGAAAAATCTGAAGTGA
- the LOC106424828 gene encoding neurofilament heavy polypeptide-like, with translation MEKSTEKSVSSVASGNSINSKLRYPLRSALRSKEGKPPVPDFSGSSAPRRGRVASAVSQSTTVLDLSAKKSVDRAKPPRRMSIPNKASSNSSVRSVSSSVTSLSETKAKRPVGSARSLNVTPVSSVMRSGVRRKVEDLSSSTYWLTHIKLAESVAKHSISLGFFKLALHAGCEPLDKMKEELKSYAARNNMDGLADAMKELSELYGISEESKQAQKVSETSSVVAEETTGSLKNDDDVQSSLSTPVASIITSEIMKEDVSQDSAVIEEAKEEEVSENIPQERTRRSLDVINVNQADVPEVVQESEDGAPMVTVVQPSEKKRANRKETVSKNSLKTKKAVATNSVNPRAVPENKDNKSQKKPERITKPRTKKVQEETKKSTKKPAAKEGEEVKSLKHMNKMENKENSVVVGAGEEIQV, from the exons ATGGAGAAATCGACGGAGAAAAGCGTGAGCTCTGTTGCTTCTG GAAACTCAATCAACTCGAAGCTGAGGTATCCTCTCAGATCTGCTCTCAGATCCAAGGAAGGGAAGCCTCCTGTTCCTGATTTCTCAGGCTCTTCAGCGCCCAGAAG GGGACGAGTTGCATCTGCTGTTAGTCAGAGTACTACGGTTCTTGATTTGTCTGCTAAGAAGAGTGTTGATCGAGCCAAGCCGCCAAGAAGAATGTCTATTCCAAACAAGGCCTCAAGCAACTCTTCTGTTCGATCTGTAAGCAGCAGCGTCACTTCTTTGTCTGAGACCAAGGCGAAGAGACCAGTAGGCAGTGCCAGGAGCTTGAATGTAACGCCTGTCTCTAGTGTGATGAGATCAGGGGTTCGGAGAAAAGTGGAGGATTTGTCTTCCTCTACTTACTGGCTGACTCATATCAAACTTGCTGAATCAGTGGCGAAACACTCGATCTCTCTTGGGTTTTTTAAACTTGCTCTTCATGCAGGGTGTGAG CCACTTGACAAGATGAAAGAGGAGTTGAAATCATATGCTGCTCGTAACAACATGGATGGGCTTGCTGATGCTATGAAGGAACTATCTGAACTGTACGGTATCTCAGAAGAATCCAAGCAGGCGCAGAAGGTCTCAGAGACTAGTTCtgtagtggctgaagaaacaacTGGTTCTTTGAAGAATGATGATGATGTCCAGAGTTCACTCTCCACTCCTGTAGCTTCGATCATCACATCAGAGATCATGAAAGAGGATGTTTCCCAAGATTCAGCTGTCATAGAAGAAGCCAAGGAGGAAGAGGTCTCTGAAAACATCCCACAAGAAAGAACTAGGAGGTCTTTGGATGTAATCAATGTGAACCAAGCGGATGTGCCAGAGGTTGTTCAAGAATCAGAAGATGGAGCTCCAATGGTGACTGTTGTTCAACCTTCAGAGAAGAAACGTGCAAACAGGAAGGAGACTGTTTCTAAGAACAGCCTGAAGACAAAGAAAGCAGTAGCGACCAACTCTGTCAATCCTAGAGCAGTTCCAGAAAACAAGGACAATAAGTCTCAGAAGAAACCTGAAAGGATAACTAAGCCAAGGACTAAGAAAGTTCAAGAAGAGACTAAGAAGTCCACCAAGAAACCTGCTGCTAAGGAag GTGAAGAAGTTAAATCTCTGAAGCACATGAACAAAATGGAGAACAAAGAAAACTCC GTTGTTGTGGGGGCAGGAGAAGAAATCCAAGTTTGA
- the LOC106437368 gene encoding delta-1-pyrroline-5-carboxylate dehydrogenase 12A1, mitochondrial has translation MYRVLASRGLRAKSLCDNKASSFLASFTSSRLNHSIPFATVDAEEISGAHPAEVQSFVQGKWIGSSNYNTLLDPLNGEPFIKVAEVEESGVQPFIESLAQCPKHGLHNPFKSPERYLLYGDISTKAAHMLALPKVSDFFTRLIQRVAPKSYQQAAGEVFVTRKFLENFCGDQVRFLARSFAVPGNHLGQQSHGYRWPYGPVTIVTPFNFPLEIPLLQLMGALYMGNKPLLKVDSKVSIVMEQMMRLLHYCGLPVEDVDFINSDGKTMNKILLEANPRMTLFTGSSRVAEKLALDLKGRIRLEDAGFDWKVLGPDVQEVDYVAWVCDQDAYACSGQKCSAQSMLFVHENWSKTPLLSKLKDLAGRRKLEDLTIGPVLTFTTEAMVEHMENLLQIPGSKLLFGGKPLKNHSIPSIYGALEPTAVYVPIEEILKDSKTYELVTKEIFGPFQIVTEYKKDQLPLVLDALERMHAHLTAAVVSNDPIFIQEVIGNSVNGTTYAGLRGRTTGAPQNHWFGPAGDPRGAGIGTPEAIKLVWSCHREVIYDYGPIPQGWELPPST, from the exons ATGTACAGAGTCTTGGCGAGCAGAGGATTGAGAGCTAAGTCTCTCTGTGACAACAAAGCCTCGAGCTTCCTCGCTTCTTTCACCTCTTCCAG ATTGAATCATTCTATACCGTTTGCTACCGTAGATGCTGAGGAGATATCTGGTGCTCACCCTGCTGAAGTACAGAGCTTTG TGCAAGGAAAGTGGATAGGATCTTCGAACTACAACACGCTTCTGGATCCTCTCAATGGAGAGCCCTTCATCAAAGTTGCTGAAGTGGAGGAATCGGGAGTTCAA CCGTTTATTGAGAGCTTAGCACAGTGTCCGAAACATGGTCTGCACAACCCTTTCAAGTCTCCAGAGAG ATACCTTTTATATGGAGATATCTCGACAAAGGCAGCGCATATGCTCGCCTTACCTAAGGTATCTGATTTCTTCACGAGGTTGATTCAAAGGGTTGCTCCAAAGAGTTACCAGCAAGCTGCTGGAGAAGTCTTCGTCACACGGAAGTTCTTAGAGAACTTCTGCGGTGATCAG GTGCGGTTCCTGGCAAGGTCTTTTGCAGTACCTGGGAATCACCTTGGTCAGCAAAGTCATGGCTACCGCTGGCCTTATGGTCCT GTAACGATTGTTACACCATTCAATTTCCCACTTGAGATTCCACTACTTCAGCTGATGGGGGCTTTATACATGGGTAACAAACCTCTACTTAAAGTGGACAGCAAG GTGAGCATTGTAATGGAGCAAATGATGCGGTTGCTTCACTACTGTGGTTTACCCGTTGAAGATGTTGACTTTATTAATTCCGATGGCAAGACTATGAACAAGATATTGCTAGAG GCGAATCCAAGGATGACACTCTTCACGGGTAGCTCCAGAGTAGCTGAAAAGTTAGCACTTGATCTTAAGGGTCGGATCAGACTGGAAGATGCTGGATTTGATTGGAAAGTCTTGGGACCTGATGTTCAGGAG GTTGATTATGTTGCATGGGTATGTGATCAAGATGCATACGCGTGCAGTGGACAGAAGTGTTCTGCACAGTCTATGCTTTTTGTGCACGAG AACTGGTCAAAAACCCCTCTCCTCTCCAAGTTAAAAGATCTTGCGGGAAGACGCAAGCTGGAAGACTTGACCATTGGCCCTGTCCTAACA TTCACAACTGAGGCAATGGTGGAGCACATGGAGAATCTGCTTCAGATTCCTGGCTCAAAGCTACTCTTTGGTGGGAAACCATTGAAAAACCACTCTATTCCTTCTATCTACGGAGCTCTGGAGCCTACTGCAGTTTATGTTCCCATTGAAGAAATCTTGAAGGACAGTAAAACCTACGAACTCGTCACCAAAGAAATCTTTGGACCGTTTCAG ATTGTAACGGAATACAAAAAGGATCAACTTCCTCTAGTGTTGGATGCTTTGGAGAGGATGCACGCTCACCTAACTGCAGCTGTTGTTTCAAACGATCCCATCTTTATCCAG GAAGTGATAGGAAACTCGGTGAATGGGACTACATATGCTGGACTCAGAGGAAGAACAACTGGAGCTCCTCAGAATCATTG GTTTGGACCTGCTGGAGATCCAAGAGGAGCAGGGATAGGAACACCAGAGGCAATAAAGCTGGTGTGGTCATGCCACAGAGAGGTCATCTATGACTACGGTCCGATTCCACAAGGTTGGGAGCTTCCTCCATCTACTTAA
- the LOC125610117 gene encoding probable inactive poly [ADP-ribose] polymerase SRO5, translated as MDYARTEFQASLDSDQEGSTISESGSCDSYEQPRPSFADEHGLMELFEGDKAYDLIYRNCKSGLGDQCQLLSILRNGFRTLGARAKLKTFQVFQEAVEMKHVGEGGGGSRVKYGWCAVTKTELKSILEYGFSQPSNDGSYGRGLYLSPDNALLECVKGSAAESEDGMRFLLLSRVILGKSEVVPRGSTQSCPSSPEFDSGVDDLSSPKKYIVWSTHMNTHVLPEFLVCLKTPFNFNSPRRLRSPWMPFPLLIKALSKFLPPSQIFIIQKHYRDQQNMRISRSELIQRVRRITGDKLLVHIIKAVGNKVQQQ; from the exons ATGGATTACGCAAGAACCGAGTTTCAAGCTAGTTTAGATTCGGACCAAGAAGGATCAACGATATCTGAATCTGGAAGCTGTGATTCTTATGAGCAACCAAGACCTTCTTTCGCCGATGAACACGGTCTCATGGAGTTGTTTGAAGGCGACAAAGCTTACGATTTAATCTACCGTAACTGTAAGTCTGGTCTCGGAGATCAATGCCAGCTTCTCTCCATCCTCAGAAACGGGTTTCGCACCCTCGGGGCTCGTGCAAAGCTCAAGACTTTCCAGGTTTTTCAAGAGGCGGTGGAAATGAAACACGTCGGTGAAGGCGGCGGCGGGAGTAGAGTCAAATACGGTTGGTGCGCCGTCACGAAAACAGAGTTGAAATCTATTTTGGAATACGGGTTTAGCCAGCCGAGTAACGACGGTTCTTATGGTCGTGGGTTGTATCTCTCGCCTGATAATGCTCTTCTTGAATG TGTGAAGGGTTCAGCTGCGGAGTCGGAAGATGGGATGAGATTCTTGCTGCTTTCAAGAGTTATACTTGGGAAGTCTGAGGTTGTTCCACGAGGGTCGACTCAGTCCTGTCCTAGCTCTCCAGAGTTTGATTCTGGTGTTGATGATTTATCTTCTCCGAAGAAGTATATTGTGTGGAGCACTCACATGAACACGCATGTCTTGCCTGAGTTTCTTGTCTGCCTCAAAACTCCGTTTAACTTCAACAGTCCAAGGAGACTGAGATCACCATGGATGCCGTTTCCTTTACTGATCAAAGCATTATCCAAGTTCCTACCTCCTTCTCAGATATTCATCATTCAAAAACACTATAGAGATCAGCAA AACATGAGAATCTCACGGAGCGAACTAATACAACGAGTCAGAAGAATAACCGGAGACAAACTGCTTGTACATATCATCAAAGCTGTTGGAAATAAAGTTCAACAACAGTAA
- the LOC106358623 gene encoding F-box/LRR-repeat protein 13-like, giving the protein MFMFMDAARVKPARSTNPPSEVDRLSSLPDSLILQIFLNLPTKDVVQTSVLSTRWTTLWKDVSGLDLDAEDFYIRETFVSFVDNFLERNHGLSIHRFKLKYDSFYFEEPAGLINGWVDTAARLKVEHLDVSDSFSEWDPMMNPTVLYTCSNLVSLRLMGMGLPNPERVSLPSLKTLVLILIEFTKKWALENFISKCPVLENFCFERSYDDGIPILRVHSKSLLTFMHDAGYHEDYEEEDRFVEIDAPMLKCLKISDDRTSSFIIKSPPSVVEADIDTVFNLTSERSLGIANEVQKREMVRDFLVGISKVKDMSISSSALEVIYDYSRYVQLPVFRNLYTLRVRFDSYMWEMLPVFLEVCPNLKTLVVGTSENPKMVDRTVIARPWNMLSSLEYVDIERTLKGEALEMTLVGYLLENSPNLKKLSLSLDDSLKKGESVHKLTLSLDDAPKKEESDIFIELLNFPRLSSSCQIIVR; this is encoded by the exons ATGTTTATGTTCATGGATGCAGCCAGAGTGAAACCTGCTCGTTCCACCAACCCACCGAGCGAAGTTGATCGGCTAAGCAGTTTGCCAGATAGCTTGATATTACAGATATTCTTAAATCTTCCGACCAAAGATGTGGTTCAGACTAGTGTGTTGTCCACCAGATGGACAACTCTCTGGAAAGACGTATCTGGTCTGGATTTGGACGCCGAGGATTTCTATATACGCGAAACATTCGTGAGTTTTGTCGATAACTTTCTTGAACGCAACCACGGTTTGTCCATACATCGGTTTAAGTTAAAGTACGATTCTTTTTACTTTGAAGAGCCTGCTGGTCTTATCAACGGCTGGGTCGACACTGCTGCTAGGCTTAAAGTTGAACATCTCGATGTTTCGGACAGTTTTTCCGAATGGGATCCCATGATGAATCCAACAGTACTTTACACTTGTAGTAACTTGGTGTCCCTAAGGCTCATGGGAATGGGCTTACCGAATCCCGAGCGTGTTTCTTTACCTTCTCTCAAAACATTGGTTTTAATCCTCATTGAGTTTACCAAAAAATGGGCATTAGAGAATTTCATTTCAAAATGCCCGGTTCTTGAAAACTTTTGTTTTGAGAGAAGCTACGATGATGGAATACCGATTTTACGTGTGCATTCTAAGTCTCTATTGACCTTCATGCATGATGCGGGTTATCACGAGGATTATGAAGAGGAAGATCGTTTTGTTGAAATTGATGCTCCCATGCTTAAGTGTCTGAAGATCAGTGATGATAGAACTTCAAGTTTCATAATAAAGAGTCCACCTTCTGTTGTTGAAGCTGATATAGATACTGTGTTTAACTTGACTTCTGAAAGGAGTCTAGGAATTGCAAATGAAGTACAAAAGAGAGAGATGGTTCGTGATTTTCTCGTTGGGATCTCTAAGGTCAAGGATATGAGCATCTCCTCAAGTGCTCTCGAG GTCATATATGATTACTCAAGATATGTACAGCTACCGGTATTTCGTAACCTATATACCTTGCGTgtcaggttcgacagctacatGTGGGAGATGTTGCCAGTCTTTCTTGAAGTCTGTCCGAATCTTAAAACTCTTGTCGTG GGAACTTCTGAAAATCCCAAGATGGTGGACCGTACTGTTATTGCCAGGCCTTGGAATATGTTATCATCTCTAGAGTATGTTGACATAGAAAGGACATTGAAAGGGGAGGCATTGGAGATGACACTAGTGGGTTACTTACTCGAGAACTCACCAAACCTCAAGAAACTTTCATTAAGTTTGGATGATTCCCTAAAGAAAGGAGAATCTGTCCACAAGCTAACATTAAGCTTGGATGATGccccaaagaaagaagaatctGACATCTTCATAGAACTCCTTAACTTTCCGAGACTATCTAGCTCATGCCAAATTATTGTACGATGA
- the LOC125610116 gene encoding BES1/BZR1 homolog protein 4-like: MYLPGGSISAPVTPPLSSPTARGMNQINNSFFVSSTPPSPTRQQTVPDSEWFAGIQLALSVPASPTFSLVSRNPFGFREDQLASAGGGGGSRMWTPGQSGTCSLAITQTEDVPMSEAVAPPPEFAFGSNANGSESMGRRERIHEESGSDDLELTLGNSSTRCN, encoded by the coding sequence ATGTACCTTCCTGGAGGCTCTATAAGCGCTCCTGTAACCCCACCTTTAAGCTCCCCAACAGCTCGTGGAATGAACCAAATCAACAACTCTTTCTTTGTATCCTCAACACCGCCTAGTCCCACTAGGCAGCAGACCGTCCCTGACTCTGAGTGGTTCGCTGGGATTCAACTCGCGCTAAGCGTTCCTGCTTCACCAACGTTTAGTCTCGTCTCACGAAACCCTTTTGGGTTTAGAGAAGATCAACTGGCGTCTGCTGGTGGAGGTGGTGGGTCGAGAATGTGGACGCCAGGTCAAAGCGGGACTTGCTCGCTGGCAATTACTCAGACAGAAGATGTTCCAATGTCTGAAGCTGTGGCTCCTCCTCCAGAGTTTGCGTTTGGGAGTAACGCAAACGGGAGCGAAAGCATgggaaggagagagaggatACATGAAGAGAGTGGTTCTGATGATCTCGAGCTCACTCTTGGAAACTCAAGCACTAGGTGTAATTGA